From Acetonema longum DSM 6540, the proteins below share one genomic window:
- a CDS encoding L,D-transpeptidase family protein, which produces MTGLRVIALNRRVTYLAIISVVIFTLLVGVEYRDEMELAAIPNQPVTAPKGKISIIINTSARILELQSDGKLYKKYRIAVGKGGTPTPIGEWVIAWKSYRDGVFGTRYLALDVPWGGYGIHGTNQPWSIGHFASHGCIRLRNKDIEELFEWVPVGTPVRIEGPQYRMGRVLKQHSMGADVVQLQNKLRQLGYLEGRADGFFNPDTEQAVKRFQYDHGLKVTGVVDSKTLNLLGF; this is translated from the coding sequence ATGACTGGATTGCGTGTGATAGCATTGAACCGGCGTGTAACCTATCTGGCGATCATTTCGGTTGTGATATTTACCTTGCTGGTGGGAGTGGAATACCGGGATGAAATGGAATTAGCTGCCATACCGAACCAACCGGTCACTGCCCCTAAAGGAAAAATATCCATCATTATCAATACATCAGCCCGTATTTTAGAGCTTCAAAGTGATGGAAAGTTGTATAAAAAATACCGGATTGCCGTAGGGAAAGGCGGTACTCCTACGCCAATTGGCGAGTGGGTCATTGCCTGGAAATCATACCGTGACGGTGTTTTTGGCACGCGTTATCTGGCCCTTGACGTACCCTGGGGAGGCTATGGTATTCATGGCACCAATCAGCCATGGAGCATCGGCCATTTTGCCAGCCATGGCTGCATTCGTCTGCGTAATAAAGACATAGAGGAATTGTTTGAATGGGTGCCTGTAGGAACGCCGGTGCGGATAGAAGGACCGCAGTATCGTATGGGACGGGTGTTAAAACAACACTCCATGGGAGCGGATGTGGTTCAACTCCAGAATAAGCTCAGACAGTTGGGCTACTTAGAAGGAAGAGCTGACGGCTTTTTTAACCCGGATACCGAACAGGCTGTAAAACGGTTTCAATATGATCATGGATTGAAGGTAACCGGGGTGGTAGATTCCAAGACGCTGAATTTATTAGGTTTTTAG
- the folP gene encoding dihydropteroate synthase: MQYNPRVLKIQTLQQASEELTKIQCDPYGVALMTPKSLFKTIKLEGVPAKAANLLKQTFLAKGGEVAVARGTADLSIERTDLLIHATFKQYRSALSQLKMQPWGLPAVAESIDKVLYYTENFPVRHYTWDERTLDIRPNKTLIMGILNITPDSFSDGGRYNNLDAAAERAQELIEAGADILDIGAESTRPYGASPVSAEEEAERLLPVLEKLVQQISTPISIDTYKPQVAEAALKIGAHMINDVWGLQKNPEMAKIAAKHKVPVIIMHNQLETRYDKDLLSTIAASLQKSIDIGLVAGIPFENFIIDPGIGFAKTSQHNLQVLARLEELKILGCPILIGTSRKKFIGEILDLPVEERVEGTAATVGWAINQGASIVRVHDVKTIARVAKMTDAIMEKVTTATCE, from the coding sequence ATGCAGTATAATCCGCGGGTACTAAAAATTCAGACTCTGCAGCAGGCCAGCGAAGAGCTGACTAAAATCCAATGTGATCCTTATGGGGTGGCCCTGATGACTCCCAAAAGCCTCTTTAAGACGATTAAGCTGGAAGGAGTGCCGGCCAAAGCTGCGAATCTTCTTAAACAAACTTTTCTTGCCAAAGGCGGGGAGGTGGCGGTTGCCAGGGGTACAGCCGATTTAAGCATCGAACGCACGGATCTTTTGATCCATGCTACGTTTAAACAGTATCGCAGCGCTTTGTCTCAGCTTAAAATGCAGCCTTGGGGGCTGCCGGCAGTTGCTGAATCCATTGACAAAGTTCTTTATTATACGGAAAATTTCCCCGTCCGTCACTATACCTGGGATGAACGGACGTTGGACATCCGGCCGAACAAAACTTTAATCATGGGGATTCTAAATATTACACCGGATTCATTTTCTGATGGCGGCCGCTATAATAATCTGGATGCTGCTGCCGAGCGGGCTCAGGAGCTTATCGAAGCCGGCGCGGATATTCTGGACATAGGAGCTGAGTCGACCCGGCCTTATGGCGCCAGTCCGGTTTCCGCCGAAGAAGAGGCAGAACGTCTCCTGCCGGTCCTGGAGAAACTCGTACAACAGATTTCAACGCCAATTTCCATTGATACCTATAAGCCTCAGGTTGCTGAAGCCGCGTTAAAAATAGGGGCCCATATGATTAATGATGTGTGGGGATTGCAAAAGAATCCTGAGATGGCGAAAATAGCAGCCAAACACAAGGTTCCGGTCATCATTATGCATAATCAGCTGGAAACACGCTATGATAAGGATTTGCTTTCAACCATCGCCGCATCTTTGCAAAAAAGCATAGATATCGGTTTAGTAGCAGGCATACCTTTTGAGAATTTTATTATTGATCCGGGAATTGGCTTTGCAAAAACTTCACAGCATAACTTGCAGGTGCTCGCACGGCTGGAAGAGTTGAAGATTCTGGGGTGCCCCATTTTAATCGGTACATCCCGCAAGAAGTTTATCGGTGAGATTTTAGATCTGCCGGTGGAAGAACGGGTGGAAGGGACTGCTGCCACGGTAGGATGGGCCATTAATCAAGGTGCCAGTATTGTCCGGGTGCACGATGTCAAAACCATCGCCCGCGTTGCAAAAATGACAGATGCAATTATGGAAAAAGTGACAACTGCAACTTGCGAATAA
- the folB gene encoding dihydroneopterin aldolase, with protein sequence MRNSILLQNMTFYGFHGMHEYERELGQRFYVDVEMGADFSKAAQSDDLHDAVDYTMVYGKVKDIVENRRFNLLEGLATHLAEVILEFPTVNEVTVRIRKAALPIPGQFDFIQVQAHQRRAE encoded by the coding sequence ATGAGAAATTCAATTTTACTTCAAAACATGACGTTTTATGGTTTTCATGGCATGCATGAATATGAAAGAGAGCTGGGACAGCGATTTTATGTAGATGTAGAGATGGGGGCGGATTTTAGTAAAGCGGCCCAATCTGACGATTTGCATGACGCGGTGGATTATACTATGGTATACGGTAAGGTGAAGGATATAGTGGAAAATCGTCGGTTTAACTTGCTGGAAGGATTGGCAACTCATCTGGCTGAGGTTATATTGGAATTCCCTACCGTGAACGAAGTTACTGTACGTATTCGTAAAGCTGCGCTGCCGATTCCCGGTCAATTTGACTTTATTCAGGTGCAAGCTCATCAAAGGCGCGCCGAATGA
- the folK gene encoding 2-amino-4-hydroxy-6-hydroxymethyldihydropteridine diphosphokinase: MIFLGLGSNLGDKRSNIIRALNRLTATGDIQIRQVSSLYETEPVGFLEQPSFLNAVAAIETPQPPQALLHTCLAVEKELGRVRAVHWGPRTIDIDLLLYHDQVIQSEALTLPHPQMHLRPFVLIPLFEIAPGLKLSGRGLTELLAACEPVAVVPVERIGWSVEKHEYQ; encoded by the coding sequence ATGATCTTTCTTGGCCTGGGATCCAATTTGGGCGACAAACGGAGTAATATCATTCGGGCACTGAATCGGTTAACCGCTACCGGCGATATCCAGATTCGCCAGGTTTCTTCCCTTTATGAGACTGAACCCGTGGGCTTTTTGGAACAACCGTCCTTTTTAAATGCAGTGGCCGCTATTGAAACGCCGCAACCACCTCAAGCGTTATTACATACCTGTTTGGCCGTGGAAAAAGAGTTGGGCAGGGTTCGTGCCGTTCATTGGGGCCCGCGTACGATTGACATCGATTTGTTGCTGTATCACGATCAGGTAATTCAGAGTGAGGCTTTAACTCTGCCTCATCCTCAAATGCATCTTCGCCCTTTTGTACTGATTCCGCTTTTTGAAATTGCGCCCGGCCTGAAGTTGTCGGGACGGGGTTTGACTGAGCTTTTGGCCGCATGTGAACCGGTTGCTGTCGTTCCGGTGGAACGGATAGGTTGGAGCGTGGAGAAACATGAGTATCAATAG
- a CDS encoding MGDG synthase family glycosyltransferase, with translation MSINRSKPARILLLAAPIGAGHIRAAEAVACAINRRSALIECRVLNVFAFLPAWIAKGILTVYFSILRLFPQAYAAAYGWGNDSSLALWGRDLISRYFAKKMQAYFADFKPDIVVCTHATPAGLAAYMRRRGLLDVPLVGVVTDYVVHRLWLYPEVDRYYIPHEDLRFILENAGIGRDKITVTGIPVHADFYPADPVQKTMIARRLHLRTDVPTIMIMGGGAGLLPVESILAALEEIESSLQIIVIAGHNHKLADRLRVRRHSCRHSVLVLGFTSRIPDYMAVSDLLITKPGGMTVAEALCMGLQLLLFRPLPGQEEANAEFLLQRRRAIRADSCQEVVRAVRQMLLLTGYQPETVLLSEKKRAADEIAIGILDISRHMS, from the coding sequence ATGAGTATCAATAGAAGTAAACCGGCCAGAATATTGCTGCTTGCCGCTCCTATCGGAGCCGGACATATCCGCGCGGCCGAAGCTGTGGCCTGCGCCATTAACCGGAGAAGCGCATTAATCGAGTGCAGGGTGTTGAATGTATTTGCTTTTCTCCCTGCCTGGATTGCGAAAGGAATTTTGACAGTATATTTTAGCATTTTGCGGCTTTTTCCTCAGGCATATGCGGCTGCTTACGGCTGGGGAAACGACAGTAGCCTGGCACTTTGGGGACGTGATTTGATCAGCCGTTATTTTGCCAAGAAAATGCAGGCTTATTTTGCGGATTTTAAACCGGATATTGTGGTTTGTACTCACGCCACGCCGGCAGGTCTTGCGGCCTATATGCGGCGCCGGGGCCTGCTGGATGTCCCTCTGGTCGGAGTTGTTACCGATTATGTGGTGCACCGCTTGTGGCTTTACCCTGAAGTGGACCGATATTATATCCCTCATGAGGACTTGCGGTTTATACTGGAGAATGCCGGCATTGGCCGGGATAAAATTACGGTAACCGGTATCCCGGTGCATGCTGATTTCTACCCGGCGGACCCCGTGCAAAAAACAATGATTGCCCGACGGTTACATCTAAGAACAGATGTGCCGACGATTATGATAATGGGTGGCGGGGCCGGTTTATTGCCGGTGGAATCCATCTTAGCCGCCTTAGAAGAGATCGAATCCTCCTTGCAGATTATTGTTATTGCCGGCCATAACCATAAATTGGCGGACCGCCTGCGTGTCCGCCGGCATTCCTGCCGCCATTCGGTCCTGGTCCTGGGATTTACGTCCCGTATACCGGACTATATGGCGGTTTCTGACTTACTGATCACAAAACCGGGCGGCATGACAGTAGCGGAAGCGTTGTGCATGGGACTGCAGCTATTGCTGTTTCGACCTCTTCCTGGTCAGGAAGAGGCTAATGCAGAGTTTTTGCTGCAACGTCGCCGGGCTATCCGGGCGGATTCCTGCCAAGAAGTGGTCCGGGCAGTGCGGCAGATGCTTCTGCTAACAGGCTATCAGCCTGAAACCGTTTTGCTCTCTGAGAAGAAACGGGCTGCTGATGAGATTGCTATAGGTATTTTAGATATTTCGAGACATATGTCTTAA
- the dprA gene encoding DNA-processing protein DprA: MVKMEREEVWGKNESEGIFLAVLQMVSGIGQARIKALTHHFGSARQAWQASRRDLFLSQCLDETTCNNLYKQREKIDIELLATGWRKAGIRICLLTDPAYPQLLKNIFDPPLALYYRGQLPQDNDSIAIVGTRRSSIYGKNAAELFGSRLAAAGLLIISGAARGIDTAAHRGAMQQGKTLAVLGCGVDVAYPPENAKLLRAIAETGAVVSEYPPGTPPHKSYFPARNRIISGLSRAVMVIEAGEKSGALITVDFALEQGRDVYAVPGSIFSGVSAGTHRLIKQGAKLVDSVEDVLEDYEIIPVKPPDPEQLTGDEQTVIRYIGYDRSSSSEEIVVQSHLPASEVSCLLLQLELRGLIASLPGNCYVRTAQEGHR; the protein is encoded by the coding sequence ATGGTAAAAATGGAAAGAGAAGAGGTATGGGGAAAAAACGAATCAGAAGGTATCTTTCTTGCAGTTTTGCAAATGGTCTCCGGCATCGGTCAGGCGCGGATAAAAGCGTTAACGCATCATTTCGGCAGCGCCCGGCAGGCTTGGCAGGCTAGTAGGCGCGACTTGTTTTTATCACAATGTCTCGATGAGACTACGTGTAATAATTTGTATAAGCAGAGGGAAAAGATAGATATAGAGTTGCTGGCAACTGGATGGAGAAAAGCCGGGATTAGGATTTGTCTGCTGACTGATCCGGCATATCCGCAACTCTTGAAAAATATATTTGATCCGCCTTTGGCCCTTTACTATCGTGGTCAGCTTCCTCAAGACAACGACAGTATTGCCATTGTCGGCACCAGACGGTCCAGTATTTATGGCAAAAATGCAGCAGAATTGTTTGGTTCCCGGCTGGCAGCAGCAGGATTACTGATTATCAGCGGCGCTGCCCGGGGTATTGATACGGCGGCTCATCGAGGCGCCATGCAACAGGGGAAGACGCTGGCGGTACTGGGGTGCGGCGTGGATGTGGCGTATCCTCCTGAGAATGCCAAGCTGCTTAGGGCCATTGCCGAAACAGGCGCGGTGGTTTCAGAATACCCTCCCGGCACACCTCCCCATAAGAGTTATTTTCCGGCCCGCAACCGGATTATCAGCGGATTGTCACGGGCTGTCATGGTCATCGAAGCAGGTGAAAAGAGCGGGGCTCTCATCACAGTGGATTTTGCCCTGGAGCAAGGCCGCGATGTCTATGCTGTTCCGGGCAGTATTTTTTCCGGCGTTTCGGCCGGGACCCATCGCCTGATTAAGCAAGGAGCCAAATTAGTAGATTCGGTGGAAGATGTCTTGGAGGATTATGAAATAATTCCGGTTAAACCGCCGGATCCGGAACAGCTCACCGGCGATGAACAGACGGTGATCCGCTATATCGGGTATGATCGTTCTTCCTCTTCGGAAGAAATAGTCGTTCAGAGCCATTTGCCGGCGTCTGAGGTCTCCTGTCTACTGCTGCAGCTGGAGCTCAGAGGGTTAATCGCCTCGTTGCCGGGCAATTGTTATGTTAGGACGGCTCAGGAGGGACACAGATGA
- the topA gene encoding type I DNA topoisomerase, producing the protein MKKVLVVVESPAKAKTIEKFLGKKYTVRASMGHLRDLPKSQFGVDVDNDFVPKYINIRGKGDIIKQLRDEAKKADAVYLATDPDREGEAIAWHLAHILNIPVEESQRVVFHEITKTAIQNAVLKPRAINLSQVDAQQTRRILDRIVGYKLSPLLWRKVRKGLSAGRVQSVAVRMICDREREIQDFVTQEYWTVTAKLREKLKSPLFDAELIAVDGQKPEIPDEAHANTIKDELEKATFIVREVKRRERRRNPNAPFTTSSLQQDAARKLGFTARKTMMVAQQLYEGLDISGIGSVGLITYMRTDSTRIAPSAQEDTRSYITSRFGNDFLPEKPPVYSNKNAQDAHEAVRPTSLELSPERVAANLNKDQLRLYRLIWERFLASQMAPAIYDTLTIDIQAGRFKFRAVGSRLKFPGFLAVYTEGKEEEDDNDKEVSLPELTAGQELKVYKVNPVQHFTEPPPRYSEATLVKTLEEKGIGRPSTYAPIIETILARGYVEKTEKRFQPTELGFVVVDLLKQYFPDIVDAAFTAALEDKLDAIAEEQSSPNDTLKDFYRPFAAHLEHAEQEIGQVELPVEVSDIPCEQCGKMMVVKHGRYGDFLACPGFPACRNTKPIIKEVGVPCPVCGGAIIERRTKRGKTFYGCSTYPACHFVTWDMPLTTSCPTCGAFMVRHRFPRGNSVVRCSNDSCPSNQGKVTAKDKPEGDEMPAAAKKRKQQATRRKKSV; encoded by the coding sequence ATGAAAAAAGTACTGGTCGTGGTTGAATCGCCGGCAAAAGCGAAAACCATTGAAAAATTTTTGGGAAAAAAGTATACTGTCCGCGCATCTATGGGTCATTTGCGCGATCTGCCGAAAAGCCAGTTTGGCGTGGATGTAGACAATGACTTTGTTCCCAAATATATTAATATCCGGGGTAAAGGCGATATTATCAAACAACTGAGAGATGAAGCAAAAAAAGCCGACGCCGTCTATCTGGCCACTGACCCTGACAGGGAAGGAGAGGCCATTGCCTGGCATTTGGCCCACATTCTCAATATCCCTGTGGAAGAGTCTCAGCGGGTCGTATTTCATGAGATCACCAAAACGGCCATTCAAAATGCCGTACTAAAACCCAGGGCCATCAATCTGTCCCAGGTGGATGCCCAGCAAACCAGGCGTATCTTGGACAGGATCGTAGGCTATAAATTGAGTCCTCTCCTGTGGCGAAAAGTGCGTAAAGGCCTCAGCGCCGGCCGGGTTCAATCGGTGGCGGTACGGATGATATGCGACCGGGAAAGGGAGATCCAGGACTTTGTTACTCAGGAATATTGGACGGTTACTGCTAAATTGCGGGAAAAGTTAAAGTCACCCCTCTTTGATGCCGAGTTGATCGCTGTTGACGGGCAGAAACCGGAAATACCCGATGAAGCCCATGCCAATACCATCAAAGATGAACTGGAAAAGGCGACATTTATTGTCCGGGAAGTGAAACGGCGGGAACGCAGGCGAAATCCCAACGCTCCTTTTACTACCAGCAGTTTACAACAGGATGCCGCTCGCAAACTGGGATTTACGGCGAGGAAAACCATGATGGTCGCCCAGCAGCTATACGAAGGTCTGGATATCAGCGGTATTGGCTCGGTGGGTTTGATTACCTACATGCGTACCGATTCCACCCGCATCGCTCCTTCCGCCCAGGAAGACACCCGCAGCTATATTACCAGCCGTTTTGGCAATGACTTTTTGCCCGAGAAGCCGCCGGTTTATTCCAATAAGAACGCACAGGACGCTCATGAAGCCGTCCGTCCTACTAGCTTAGAGCTGTCCCCGGAGCGTGTGGCGGCGAATCTGAACAAAGACCAGCTCCGGTTATATCGTTTAATTTGGGAACGATTTTTAGCCAGCCAAATGGCTCCTGCCATCTACGATACCCTGACCATTGATATACAGGCGGGACGGTTTAAATTTCGCGCCGTCGGCTCCCGACTGAAATTTCCCGGCTTTCTGGCGGTCTATACCGAAGGTAAAGAGGAAGAAGACGATAACGATAAGGAAGTATCCCTGCCGGAGCTGACAGCCGGCCAGGAACTAAAAGTTTATAAAGTGAATCCGGTTCAACATTTTACCGAGCCTCCTCCCCGATATTCCGAAGCCACCCTGGTCAAAACCCTGGAAGAGAAAGGGATTGGGCGTCCCAGCACTTATGCCCCGATTATTGAGACCATTCTGGCCCGAGGTTATGTGGAAAAAACGGAAAAACGGTTTCAACCTACCGAATTAGGGTTTGTGGTGGTGGATTTGCTCAAACAATACTTTCCGGATATTGTGGATGCGGCCTTTACTGCTGCATTGGAAGATAAACTGGACGCCATTGCTGAAGAACAATCATCGCCAAACGACACACTAAAGGATTTTTATCGCCCCTTTGCTGCTCATTTGGAACATGCTGAACAGGAAATCGGACAGGTAGAACTGCCGGTGGAGGTGTCGGATATTCCCTGTGAACAGTGCGGCAAAATGATGGTGGTCAAGCACGGCAGATACGGAGATTTTCTTGCCTGCCCCGGTTTCCCGGCATGCCGCAACACCAAGCCTATCATCAAAGAGGTGGGGGTACCCTGCCCGGTCTGCGGTGGCGCCATTATCGAACGTCGCACCAAGCGGGGAAAAACCTTTTATGGCTGTTCAACCTATCCGGCCTGTCATTTTGTCACCTGGGATATGCCCTTGACCACTTCATGTCCTACCTGCGGCGCCTTTATGGTCAGACACAGGTTTCCCAGAGGGAATTCTGTTGTGCGCTGCAGCAACGACTCCTGTCCAAGCAACCAGGGCAAAGTCACAGCAAAGGACAAACCGGAAGGCGACGAAATGCCGGCGGCCGCGAAGAAAAGAAAGCAACAAGCTACTCGGAGGAAAAAAAGTGTCTAA
- the trmFO gene encoding methylenetetrahydrofolate--tRNA-(uracil(54)-C(5))-methyltransferase (FADH(2)-oxidizing) TrmFO, translated as MSNIAIIGAGLAGCEAAWQLVKRGIPVDLFEMRPASMTPTHKTGMFAELVCSNSLRAAALENAVGLLKEEMRQLESFIMKAADKCRLPAGGALAVDRDGFSSYITETLGNHPLIQVHCQELKTIPLNEYEVIIVATGPLTSPGLSEHIQALTGDQFYFYDAAAPVIAADSLDMNIIYRASRYDKGDDDYLNCPMDKPTYEIFWRELINADATPIKEFEKAIFFEGCMPIEVMAARGIDTMRFGPLKPVGLVNPQTTEIPYAVVQLRQDNAAATLYNMVGFQTHLKWPEQKRVFQLIPGLQNAEFVRLGVMHRNTYINSPLHLLPTLQMRNLARTFFAGQITGVEGYVESAATGLLAGMNAARLAAGKEPLIFPQSTAHGALVHYITHADVKNFQPMNINFGLMPPLEHKIKDKKKKNLAIATRALTDLTQFIEKCDNCIA; from the coding sequence GTGTCTAATATTGCAATTATCGGGGCAGGGTTGGCCGGTTGTGAGGCCGCTTGGCAACTGGTGAAACGGGGAATACCGGTTGACTTGTTTGAAATGCGCCCCGCATCCATGACTCCCACCCATAAAACCGGCATGTTTGCCGAGTTGGTGTGCAGCAACTCTCTCCGCGCTGCGGCTTTAGAGAATGCCGTTGGTCTGCTGAAGGAAGAAATGCGGCAATTAGAATCCTTTATTATGAAGGCGGCGGATAAATGCCGTCTGCCGGCCGGAGGCGCGCTGGCAGTGGACCGGGACGGGTTCAGTTCTTATATCACTGAGACACTCGGCAATCATCCTCTGATTCAGGTCCATTGCCAAGAGTTGAAAACCATCCCGTTAAATGAATATGAAGTAATTATCGTTGCCACCGGACCGCTGACATCGCCCGGCCTGTCAGAACATATCCAAGCTTTGACAGGCGACCAGTTCTATTTCTATGATGCGGCCGCGCCGGTAATTGCGGCGGATTCTCTGGATATGAATATCATTTATCGCGCTTCCCGCTATGACAAGGGCGACGATGATTATTTAAATTGTCCGATGGATAAACCAACCTATGAGATATTTTGGCGCGAACTGATAAACGCTGACGCCACGCCGATAAAAGAATTCGAAAAAGCGATTTTTTTTGAAGGCTGTATGCCCATTGAAGTCATGGCTGCCCGCGGCATTGACACCATGCGGTTTGGGCCTTTAAAACCGGTGGGACTGGTGAATCCTCAAACGACTGAAATCCCTTATGCCGTGGTTCAGCTCAGACAGGATAACGCCGCAGCCACCTTATATAACATGGTAGGTTTTCAGACCCATCTGAAATGGCCTGAGCAAAAAAGAGTATTTCAACTCATTCCAGGGTTGCAGAATGCGGAATTTGTCCGCTTAGGCGTTATGCACCGCAATACCTATATTAATTCACCGCTGCATTTATTACCGACATTGCAGATGAGAAATCTTGCCCGTACCTTTTTTGCCGGACAAATCACCGGCGTAGAAGGATATGTAGAATCAGCTGCCACGGGTTTGCTGGCCGGCATGAATGCTGCCCGTCTGGCTGCGGGCAAAGAGCCTCTTATTTTTCCCCAATCCACGGCTCATGGAGCATTGGTCCACTACATTACTCATGCTGATGTTAAAAATTTTCAGCCGATGAATATTAATTTTGGTCTAATGCCGCCCTTAGAACATAAGATTAAAGATAAGAAGAAAAAAAATCTGGCGATTGCGACAAGAGCTTTAACGGATCTGACACAATTTATAGAAAAGTGCGACAACTGTATTGCGTAA
- the xerC gene encoding tyrosine recombinase XerC yields MERLNDLIQQYMLYLQVEKNASQHTVHSYRADIDHFILFVQQQGAGEALFSQIKPIHIRAYLVELNKDQYARRTVARKIACLRSFYRFLCRENYLTDNPFAGIHTPKLEKKLPVFLDAVEVKDMLELPGNDLLGRRDAALLETLYATGARVSELVGLGIGDLDLVNRFVLLFGKGAKERVVPIGRTAVRALEYYLTVIRPQLYSRHKGSVHQTLFLNRNGGPLTDRSVRRMIDKYVEILALKKHVTPHTIRHSFATHLLDNGADLRFVQELLGHVNLSTTQLYTHVTKERLKAVYRNAHPRA; encoded by the coding sequence ATGGAACGGTTGAATGATCTGATACAACAATATATGTTATATTTACAGGTGGAAAAAAACGCCTCCCAGCACACCGTTCATAGCTATCGGGCAGACATTGACCATTTTATTCTGTTTGTCCAGCAACAAGGTGCTGGTGAGGCTCTTTTTAGTCAGATAAAACCCATTCATATCCGGGCTTACCTGGTGGAATTGAACAAAGATCAGTATGCAAGGCGTACAGTGGCTAGAAAGATTGCCTGTCTGCGATCTTTTTACCGCTTTTTATGCCGGGAAAATTATTTGACCGACAATCCTTTTGCCGGGATTCATACGCCAAAGCTGGAAAAAAAACTCCCTGTTTTTCTGGATGCCGTGGAAGTAAAGGATATGTTGGAACTTCCGGGCAACGATCTTTTAGGACGAAGAGACGCCGCACTGCTGGAAACTCTCTATGCTACCGGCGCGCGGGTGAGTGAATTGGTAGGACTCGGGATAGGCGACCTGGATTTGGTGAATCGGTTTGTTCTGCTGTTCGGCAAGGGCGCTAAAGAGAGAGTTGTGCCCATTGGCAGAACGGCTGTCCGAGCTCTGGAATACTATCTGACTGTGATCAGGCCTCAGTTATATTCCCGTCATAAGGGAAGCGTTCATCAAACATTGTTTCTTAATAGAAACGGCGGCCCACTAACAGACCGCAGTGTTCGCCGAATGATCGACAAGTACGTGGAAATCCTGGCTTTAAAAAAACATGTAACGCCTCATACCATCCGGCATAGTTTTGCGACCCATTTGCTGGATAACGGAGCCGATCTGCGTTTCGTCCAGGAGCTTCTAGGCCATGTAAACTTGTCTACGACGCAGCTTTATACTCATGTGACAAAAGAGCGTCTTAAGGCAGTATACCGAAATGCGCACCCACGCGCATAG
- the hslV gene encoding ATP-dependent protease subunit HslV yields the protein MFHATTIVAVCHQGKVAVAGDGQVTFGGNTVMKHNAKKVRTLYQGKVLAGFAGSVADAFTLFEKFERKLGEQHGNVLRSAVELAKDWRMDRVLRRLEALLIVADQEHLLILSGNGEVIEPDDGIAAIGSGGAYALAAARALVRYSDLSAAAIARSALEIAAGICVYTNDHITLEEL from the coding sequence ATGTTTCATGCGACCACGATCGTCGCCGTATGCCATCAGGGGAAAGTCGCGGTGGCAGGTGACGGGCAGGTGACTTTTGGCGGTAATACCGTAATGAAGCATAACGCGAAAAAAGTGCGAACACTGTATCAGGGAAAAGTTCTGGCCGGATTTGCCGGATCTGTGGCTGATGCGTTTACTTTGTTTGAAAAATTTGAAAGAAAACTGGGAGAGCAGCATGGCAATGTGTTGCGCTCAGCGGTAGAACTGGCCAAGGACTGGCGTATGGATCGGGTATTGCGACGCCTGGAGGCATTGCTGATCGTCGCGGATCAAGAACACTTGCTGATATTGTCGGGTAACGGTGAAGTCATTGAGCCGGATGACGGCATTGCCGCCATTGGTTCCGGCGGGGCTTATGCTTTGGCTGCCGCCCGGGCGCTGGTACGATATTCGGATCTGTCGGCTGCCGCTATCGCCCGCAGTGCATTGGAAATCGCCGCCGGCATTTGTGTGTATACCAATGACCATATTACCTTGGAAGAATTATAA